CCTTAACAATTTAACCTAACATACTaagtagttgctaattagctaaaatgctaaagttgctCGTGATGACATTCAAACACACAACATTTGGGTTACTAGACGTCCACCCTGCCCAGACAGTAACATTCTGTCTTATATAATCATACCATACTACTTTGAGAGAGTTTTAAAAGAACCGACCTCAGTCCTCTTTAAAGTGAACTCTGGGGTAGAAAAACAAAATAAGTCAGTTCTCTTTATATTCACACTGCCCTTGCCTTTCAATGAGGAATCAAATCTTTTGCCAGTTCATGTCACTTATTTTGTGGGCCGAGTcctctttgcattcacattgctatgTTTAGAAAGGAACCAAGATATTTTCCAACATGTACTCTGGGTTTTTACAAAGTGCAGGACAAGCCATTTAATCCAAATGTGTTATCGGACAGCTAGATATACCTACTTACATTTTAGAAGCTAATAGATTGCATTTAGTTAAAATATGAGACATATTCATTAGAATCAGAAGATACTATTAACATGTACATTTGATTGGTAACAGAATACATAGCAATAGAGTAACTGCAGAATAAATAATGCTGTCATTGAAAATTGTACACCCAAGGTGggctactgcccctttaagagctagaatagaTTGCCTACACTATGTTGTGATTTTCACCAAATATGTTGTCTTCTCACACTATTCAAACTCCACAATCAATAAACAGCTTATGAAGGTCTCTTAGCCTATAGATCACATATAGCAAAAAAACTCTTAACAAAAATAAAAGTAATTGACAATCGCTAGtcaatatccaaaaacagcagttTTTCCCACAAACATGCAGATCCTCATCTTCTCTCTTTTGTGACACCAacatgagggtttatggcaggggaaacagtgtggTGCGGGAATAATGACAAGCGAACTTGGGGAGCTTGGCGTTCACATTGTCCTAAAAAAGTGAACCAGACCccaaattcaagcaaagccaagtCAGACCACCTCTCGAGATGGTCTCAGTTCAGATCGCTTCGGGGGCTCTTTTGAGGGGTCTGAGTTCTTTTGGAGTGTTCACACTGCACACAAAAAATAAGCGAACCACACTAAGTTCACAAAAATTGCCTGAAAGGGACCAAGTGTGAaatcattgtctctgattttcgtttactatgttatgtctagtctatgagaccagactGGAATACCTCAAGTTTTCCTTCTTTTCTGTCTTCAAGCTAGGTTTCTCAACTCCGCAACATATCATATGGCTATTTGTCATATAGGCGAGAAACTGTGCCTGAATTTCACCGATTTCATAACAGATTCATAAATAATTGACCTTTGACAGATTGTTGTAGATGTACAATATAAGCACATCTGCTTACATAAAAAAAGGTAAATTTACAAAGATTAACTTTAAAGATACCAAATGTTGTGTATAAATAAATACGTTTTCCCATTATATTTTCATACTGAGCACGTGTTCTCAATTTCAGTGGCACATTCACAGACCAAAagtttatttacaattcaaaacATATAGCATCATGTGAATCTGGGAGCAACTTCAATTGTGTTGATCCGAAGCACTGTCTGTGGTTGCACAATAACTGAAAAAGGAAAAGACAATAGTTAGTCTTGCAGCAGCCACACTTATGTAGCATTATTCTGAAAAACATACTGTCAGGTTATTCATATTGCTTTCACAGAATTTACTTCAGAGGATGAATATCCTTTAGAATGTTTGAACATATAATTCATGAAAAATGCAAGGCCTCAAGTGTGCCTCTCTTTTCTGTTGTGATATCCTGGGTCATTTCCGCTCTCTGGAGAGATGTAATGTTCCTGTTTACTCCAAGAAAACAATATCAAATTATACTTGACCAGTAATTGGCATGTGTGGACAGAGGAATTTAGGTCATTCATTGAAATCTAAAAAAAAAGATGATTATGATCCATCACCCAACTATGTATCTCTTAATTAAAAAGTGTGTAGTGTACCCATTCATACAGTGGTTTCCCACTTTCCTTTTCTACTAGCTACCTTGGAATGTGTCACTTTCCCACAGTAAAACTCTTGCAGCTTTTACACACTTTGTTCATGCTGACAATTCTCCTTGGGAAATTATATTTGATGTTTACATTAGAGTGTTGTTGTTTAGATTGTTTCCCAATTAAATTAAAATACCCTTCATAGGAATATTCAGGGAATAGTGTTGTGCCAGCTTAGATTTGTACACTACACAATTTTAGATATTATTTTAACCTCATTGCTTAAATATCAAGAAAAACATTcaacatgtaaaaaaatatatatatatatatatatatacacatacttcTTTTCTTCTGGTATCTGTGTCTTTTCCAGAACCGCATGTGAACTTTGGGCCAGGATTCAGTCTTCTCTATGACAGTTGCCTCTACTCTGACCAAATCACGACTACATGTGAATAGAGGAGGGGAAATGGCTGTTAGAAatataacaacaaaaaagtgCAGTATATTCTACGCCTTACTGCATACATTCAAAACCCAAACATGCATAATTTCCCCTTCAGTTGAGATATAGAACTAGAAAACTTACCCGAGTAGGGGCCTCCCAATCAGTGTGAACTCTTCTCCACCAACCAGCAGCACCTATTAGATGGAAGgattttgtccataaaaaaagTGTAGTCTACACGACTGCACTTGATTCTAGGGTCTACCAACATTGCAGTTAACAGACTTAATTTGTGTGCCAAACATAGGGCAAGCGAAAGTACATGTGTTTGAGAACTGTAATTTAGTAATATCCATAAAATAATTTACAGGTAATTTACAGCAATAATTTACAGCAATGGATTTGGTAAGAGCATAAAAAGATCTGGGAcaagactaaaaagatttggcacgtGTGGAAAATCAGTCCTTTCCAAATAGTAATAACACTAAGAATATAAAGCTCACAGACCTTCTCAAGTCTAATCTGGTCACCACATTCAGCATCAATGCGGTTTTCAATGAGGATCAGGTCCTCATTTGTCACTTTCCATTGTCGACTTGCAAAATGGACAACTGCAAAAAGTCTTCCATAGTCTTCCTTTGCAAGGACAGTGTTCACATTTTCTAGAACCACTGAAAGGCAATGGGAGAGTGATCGTTCAGACACAGTAAATTACAAATACAATGAGTCTAAAGATTGATTTAGCCCTAGGCTGAAATGTTATGTCTATCTTTCACTCCAAAATAGCTATGTATTAAAACGTTTTAGAGGACAATTATTTATCGTAAATAGTCCTTGATGCGTGTTTAATGATATTGCTTTATCAAAACACCTTTGTGCTGCCTCTCCTCTTCGTCACGGCTGATGTAGGACATTTCTGGCCACAAGGGTCTGGATAAGGACGTCTGTGGTACATAACTGCTGGGGCACATGAGCCGAAATTGCGTTATTTTGAGTCTATCATATTTTGGATGGGTGAAGGTGTTCTCTTTAAATAACTTGAAATCAGACATCACACAGTAAGAATTGTAATCTAGAATCAATATGGAGTATGAAGTAATCATTTTACATTATAAAGTTGAGTGGATATACTGTACCTTGATGGTAATTTGATGCTCTGAGAACTTTGATGACGTGCTAGGGCAGGACACAGAAGTCCCGAACGACAGCTCTTCAATTAGTTTTTTTTTCCCCTCAGAGAGAGATTGATCCTATTCATTAATCTCTGAAATACACGCTTGTTGGCTATAAAGTACTTACACACCAAGATTATGCTCAATACATTCAATAGCTACCAATTTTATACAGACGAGACGCATTAATGAAAGCTGCTGTTTTCCCTTTTGATTTCAACACAACACTCACCAAGTTTATGAGATGTAATGGTTAGCTAACGTGCAAATTTAGCTTGCTCTATTTCAGAGATAATACACTGCACGAATAATTCGACCAGTTTAGATTTGTCGACATACGGGTAAACAACCTACCCATTTGATTAAGAACAGGAATTTTCATATGTGATTGTAATCTCCAACACGTTCTCAGCATCTCCAGATATCCATTCCTCAAAGTCAGCGCCATCTTGCTTGTGAACGGTAGGTGTTACAGTCATTATATTCCCCGGATTACTGTCAAGTAAAATAAATTCCATAAAAAAACTTGCTATTTGGAAATTAAAGATGCACTATACATAAATCCTTCGCCATTTCctagttgctaaaattctaatagtcgCCTAATTTCatgttgtgacaaaacaagcaagaatAGTGTAGAGATGTATTGTACTGTCTAAACTGTGAAatacattttccataaccaaaaatattgtattttcagctgtttgaagctggtgtacaaaaccgaaagaaAAA
This genomic stretch from Salmo salar chromosome ssa26, Ssal_v3.1, whole genome shotgun sequence harbors:
- the rerg gene encoding ras-related and estrogen-regulated growth inhibitor isoform X4, whose product is MALTLRNGYLEMLRTCWRLQSHMKIPVLNQMARHQSSQSIKLPSSYVPQTSLSRPLWPEMSYISRDEEERQHKVVLENVNTVLAKEDYGRLFAVVHFASRQWKVTNEDLILIENRIDAECGDQIRLEKVLLVGGEEFTLIGRPLLGRDLVRVEATVIEKTESWPKVHMRFWKRHRYQKKRIIVQPQTVLRINTIEVAPRFT
- the rerg gene encoding ras-related and estrogen-regulated growth inhibitor isoform X3; this translates as MALTLRNGYLEMLRTCWRLQSHMKIPVLNQMARHQSSQSIKLPSSSYVPQTSLSRPLWPEMSYISRDEEERQHKVVLENVNTVLAKEDYGRLFAVVHFASRQWKVTNEDLILIENRIDAECGDQIRLEKVLLVGGEEFTLIGRPLLGRDLVRVEATVIEKTESWPKVHMRFWKRHRYQKKRIIVQPQTVLRINTIEVAPRFT
- the rerg gene encoding ras-related and estrogen-regulated growth inhibitor isoform X6 — protein: MSYISRDEEERQHKVVLENVNTVLAKEDYGRLFAVVHFASRQWKVTNEDLILIENRIDAECGDQIRLEKVLLVGGEEFTLIGRPLLGRDLVRVEATVIEKTESWPKVHMRFWKRHRYQKKRIIVQPQTVLRINTIEVAPRFT
- the rerg gene encoding ras-related and estrogen-regulated growth inhibitor isoform X7 gives rise to the protein MALTLRNGYLEMLRTCWRLQSHMKIPVLNQMGSCRSGLLCPALARHQSSQSIKLPSSSYVPQTSLSRPLWPEMSYISRDEEERQHKVVLENVNTVLAKEDYGRLFAVVHFASRQWKVTNEDLILIENRIDAECGDQIRLEKVLLVGGEEFTLIGRPLLGRDLVRVEATVIEKTESWPKVHMRFWKRHRYQKKRIIVQPQTVLRINTIEVAPRFT
- the rerg gene encoding ras-related and estrogen-regulated growth inhibitor isoform X8, producing MALTLRNGYLEMLRTCWRLQSHMKIPVLNQMGSCRSGLLCPALARHQSSQSIKLPSSYVPQTSLSRPLWPEMSYISRDEEERQHKVVLENVNTVLAKEDYGRLFAVVHFASRQWKVTNEDLILIENRIDAECGDQIRLEKVLLVGGEEFTLIGRPLLGRDLVRVEATVIEKTESWPKVHMRFWKRHRYQKKRIIVQPQTVLRINTIEVAPRFT
- the rerg gene encoding ras-related and estrogen-regulated growth inhibitor isoform X5, which translates into the protein MALTLRNGYLEMLRTCWRLQSHMKIPVLNQMARHQSSQSIKLPSSSYVPQTSLSRPLWPEMSYISRDEEERQHKVVLENVNTVLAKEDYGRLFAVVHFASRQWKVTNEDLILIENRIDAECGDQIRLEKVLLVGGEEFTLIGRPLLGRDLVRVEATVIEKTESWPKVHMRFWKRHRYQKKRRTLHLSRERK